The stretch of DNA GTGAGCATCAATTAGAAAACAGGACCTGTAATTTTGGTTGGTTATTTTCTGTTTCTGTCAGAGACCTAACTCGGAGGACCTGTAACTAGGAAAGTTGCTTTTGCTTGAAAGAACATTTGATATATGATTGTTGtttctggccttgtttagttcaccctaaaatccaaaaagtttttaagattctctgtcacatcgaagcttgcggtacatgcatgaagcattaaatatagacgaaaacaaaaattaatcacacagtttgactgtaaatcacgagatgaattttttgagcctagttattctatgattggataatatttatcaaataaaaacaaaaatgctacatatttcggaactaaacaaggcctctgtGCTTCGTGCTTgggtgtgtgaatttgagagcAACCGTTTGGTAGGACGTTTTCAGCTGACAATGGTCATGACTCATGACATAGCAACTTCTGGTGATCTGAACCTTGCATGTTGAAGATCACATCGAACTGCTTGTCTCTTTCGGCTTCATGGTGAGTTTGTTCATTTGTCTAAAAAGTTATGGTTGAAAGTattgtttgttgatttgttgtgagagaaaaacgctGCTGAATGACTGGTAGATTCGTTAGATAAGTTCCAACGAATAGGGCCGGTGTGGTGTAGAATGAGGTTCAGGGCAGGGCACCGGAGTTTCTAATGAATCATTAGTCAAGAAGCTCCTCCTATCTCATGGCTGTCATTTCGACATCTAGAATTCTACATTTTTACATCACCTATTCAAAGCATCGTCTCTGTCAAATCTGCCGCGCACTGATAAATTTCATTCCCTGCGAAGATTAATCAAGATTCAAGAGGAAAAGAAATATGTTCTGAAATATCTGGTGTTTTATTGTTTCAGAGAAAAATAATTGATGTTTTTAACTTTTATCATTGATACTttgacaaaatttgtttcaataTTTAGTTAAGTAAATAAAGTGAGAAATGCATCGTTGGATTCTCATTATCAAAATTACTTTAAATGTGTCATATATTGTTGGTTATTTGTACAAATATTCACATAGAGTGGTCAAACATTAGACACTAATGTCAAAATTGCCATGAAAGGAGTTTGGTAGTTAAGAGTAGAAAGCTTAGAAAACAATACCTAATAAAAATGCTTGGATGAGTAAACCTAGCCCAAATTTGCACAAAAGCTTTAGGAATGCTCATCCGTATTGTTGACTCCACTAATCAGCGAGCATCTTAGGATTAGAATCAACAAACAATGACACATCATCCATGACTTTCCTTTTTTAGGGTTTTTTTGGCAATAACATTTTTTTGGAAATTTTGTTTAGATAACTTCTCtcttttttgaaaaaatatatAACTTTTCTATAAGACTTTTGTGCATGACGTTTGTGGCGtaagcttatgcttatatttaccATGATATCTTCCGAAGAATGTAAGATATTATGTTATGCACACATGTTTATGCATAATAAGATTTGTGGATAAAACAATGATTACATATACATTAGCATGCAATGAAACATCTTTAAAACAAAATTATGCACACAATATTTGTGAAATAAAAACATAATATTTATGAATAAAATTATGCACAAGATGGTGAAACAAATACAAGGTTCATAAACAAAATTATGCACAAGACTCGTGAAACAAaattgtgccacaagatttgtgAGTAAAAACTACACATAAAAACAGGAAAAATATATGCACATGAGATTTTTTAACATAATAAGATTCAATTCAGCTAGATCGGAAGAGGatataaaatttaaaataacaaaaaaaagtagaaaaaaagagaaggaaaaaaaaaagagcaagCACGGCAATTTGAATGTGATGAAAGGAGAACGGGATGTCAGCCGTGCTGAGATGGGCCGGGCGTTCGGGGGCGAATGGTCGCCGAACTGAATTCGGGCTGTTTTGCTCACTTCCAGAGCCCAATTTCACTCAGATGGCCCATCAGAACCAGCCCACTCCTCCTCCCGCAACATCTCTCACACTGACACGTCGGTCCCACCACTAATCGGACGGTCCAAACCAGCCGTGAACCCCATCTCCACCGTCCGCCCTAGGGTAACCCTCCCAGTTTCCCGACCGCGCACTATATAAACCTCTCTCTTCTCCCTCGTCCAACCCTAGCCGCAGCGCGCTCATTTCCGCGTTCCCCCTCCCGcctcgccgcgccgccgccgccaccgccggagAAGATGGGTCGCGTGATCCGCGCGCAGCGTAAGGGTGCGGGGTCCGTCTTCAAGTCCCACACCCACCACCGCAAGGGCCCCGCCCGGTTCCGCTCCCTCGACTTCGGCGAGCGCAACGGGTACCTCAAGGGCGTCGTCACCGACGTCATCCACGACCCGGGCCGCGGCGCGCCGCTCGCCAAGGTCACCTTCCGCCACCCCTTCAGGTACAAGCACCAGAAGGAGCTCTTCGTCGCCGCCGAGGGCATGTACACGGGCCAGTTCGTCTACTGCGGCCGCCGCGCCACGCTCTCCATCGGCAACGTCCTGCCGCTCCGCGGGATCCCCGAGGGTGCCGTCGTCTGCAACGTCGAGCACCACGTCGGTGACCGTGGTGTCTTCGCCAGGGCCTCTGGGGACTACGCCATCGTGATCAGCCACAACCCTGACAACGGCACCTCGAGGTCTGAATACGATCACCGCCCCCTCCTTTCTCTGTTTCATTCATTTGTATGATTAGATTTTCATTTATTCGTATGATGAGATCTGATGTAGTCGTGCGAGTAATTGCATCACTGAATCTGATATGTTATGGATCCTTTGTAGCATTATTCAAAAATGATTTGGCTCTATTTTTGTGGTTTGCTTATGCGCACAAGATTTAGTTTTCTATAATAATAAAATGGTCCGATTTATGGATTATTATGGTACATATCATCTGCCTGTTGTTATTTTTGTTGTAACGTGATTCAGTTTTACTTTGTAAAAGGTCTAGTTGACTTATGGCCTTGTATTGAGGTAGATTTTAGTTTGACTGTAGCCATTTGTAGCTGATTGGTTCTTTGATTGCAATGTGCTGcagataatcaaataaacacctTAGGTTGGTAGGTTCTGCAATGGCTACATTGTATATTTTGTGATTATAATTGTTCTACTTTACGCATCTCCAATACATATGCTGATGACATTGTAAGCTGTTTCGCATCTTGTTATGTCAGccttaaaattatattttactGCTGAAGATAATTTCAGTTGCAGTGTTTTTACCCTGTAGATATCCTAATCTGGCCTGCCTACTCTAATGTCTTGTTGATGTCCTAATCTAGTTGCCTACTAGAATGTCTTTTGCTTTGTCAGTGTAGTCAAGTGATTTTCTGATATTTGTCTGCATACTTAATTACACAGCAAGATAGGCTAATTCTGCTCTTTTCTTACAGGATTAAGCTACCCTCTGGTGCCAAGAAGATTGTCCCCAGCAGCTGCCGTGCCATGATTGGGCAGGTCGCTGGTGGAGGCAGGACTGAGAAGCCGATGCTGAAGGCTGGTAACGCGTACCACAAGTACCGTGTGAAGAGGAACTGCTGGCCTAAGGTGCGTGGTGTGGCCATGAACCCTGTGGAGCATCCCCACGGAGGAGGTAACCACCAGCACATTGGTCACGCCTCCACCGTCCGCCGTGACGCTCCCCCTGGCCAGAAGGTCGGTCTCATTGCTGCCAGGAGGACTGGAAGGCTCAGGGGACAGGCTGCTGCCACTGCCGCCAAGGCTGACAAGGCCACCTAGAGTTGTTATCGTCGTTCTTGTTTATCTATCTCTCTGCTGTGCTTTAGACGGTTAAAGGACATGAGTTTCAGTATGAATGTGTTGTTGCCTAGTACTATGGTGAAACATTGTGTCAGTTTTTTGTGGTCGCTGTCTGGATTTTCCATTATGCCTAAAGAAGATTACATGGATGTTTTGATGCTAAATTATATTTGCCCGTCAGGCCCTGGCCCTCTTTGCTTTGTTTCAATTGTTGTAGAATTGTTGATTTCAAAC from Sorghum bicolor cultivar BTx623 chromosome 8, Sorghum_bicolor_NCBIv3, whole genome shotgun sequence encodes:
- the LOC110429626 gene encoding 60S ribosomal protein L8, with translation MGRVIRAQRKGAGSVFKSHTHHRKGPARFRSLDFGERNGYLKGVVTDVIHDPGRGAPLAKVTFRHPFRYKHQKELFVAAEGMYTGQFVYCGRRATLSIGNVLPLRGIPEGAVVCNVEHHVGDRGVFARASGDYAIVISHNPDNGTSRIKLPSGAKKIVPSSCRAMIGQVAGGGRTEKPMLKAGNAYHKYRVKRNCWPKVRGVAMNPVEHPHGGGNHQHIGHASTVRRDAPPGQKVGLIAARRTGRLRGQAAATAAKADKAT